A DNA window from Choristoneura fumiferana chromosome 24, NRCan_CFum_1, whole genome shotgun sequence contains the following coding sequences:
- the LOC141441520 gene encoding uncharacterized protein, whose product MPLSLHFAINNKTAAVARSNLSQDEKREGSGIGSRGHRSSDKERNSGPAYHSQLLSKCVSPRRHASTADCNSKRGIDTHFTGAKRLLLITKATLISVLSPSQ is encoded by the exons ATGCCGCTCAGTTTACATTttgctataaataataaaaccgcAGCTGTCGCGCGAAGCAATCTGAGCCAAGACGAAAAACGAGAGGGATCGGGTATAG GTTCGCGCGGCCATCGGTCATCGGACAAAGAAAGGAACTCCGGTCCCGCATACCATTCGCAGCTACTTTCTAAgtg CGTATCCCCGAGACGGCACGCAAGCACAGCTGATTGCAATTCTAAGCGAGGAATAGACACGCATTTTACCGGTGCTAAACGACTTTTGCTCATTACGAAAGCCACGCTAATATCAGTCTTATCGCCATCGCAATAA
- the LOC141441964 gene encoding uncharacterized protein, with product MPARLHYELLQTNSNHSARAQDLFMQVLAEWRIDVAVVAEPYYVPPQQNWVGDTEGLVAVVVPAAGTQRISLKEKGAGYVAVKWGEVVVIGVYFSPNRPLREFEQFLGAWSPWYREHHRLRTRDGQYLRSMAGGSIVDVTFATPAIGARIGDWRVLEEVETLSDHAYIRFRVSKAPLGPQTRTAGERGGDFPKWAISRLNLELAEEAAMVRAWSADPLNTLGSMKELSGSAKT from the exons ATGCCAGCACGCCTGCATTACGAGCTCCTACAGACGAACTCAAATCACTCCGCGCGCGCACAGGACCTGTTCATGCAGGTCCTTGCGGAGTGGCGCATTGACGTGGCAGTGGTTGCTGAGCCCTACTACGTCCCTCCTCAGCAAAACTGGGTCGGGGACACCGAGGGCTTGGTGGCCGTCGTGGTACCCGCAGCTGGCACCCAGCGCATCTCCCTCAAGGAGAAGGGTGCCGGCTACGTGGCAGTGAAATGGGGGGAAGTAGTGGTGATAGGTGTCTACTTCTCTCCAAACAGGCCCCTCAGGGAATTCGAGCAGTTCCTGGGGGCTTGGAGCCCGTGGTACAGAGAGCATCACCGGCTCAG AACCAGGGACGGCCAATACCTGCGTTCGATGGCAGGGGGGTCGATAGTGGACGTAACGTTCGCTACTCCTGCCATCGGCGCCCGTATTGGTGATTGGCGCGTCCTAGAGGAGGTGGAGACCCTGTCCGACCACGCCTACATTCGGTTCAGGGTCTCCAAGGCGCCCCTTGGGCCTCAGACCCGGACGGCGGGTGAGCGGGGCGGAGACTTCCCCAAGTGGGCTATCTCCCGCCTCAACCTTGAGTTGGCAGAAGAGGCTGCCATGGTTCGGGCATGGAGCGCCGATCCCCTGAACACCTTGGGGTCGATGAAAGAGCTGTCAGGTTCCGCGAAGACCTGA